In Fluviicola taffensis DSM 16823, the following are encoded in one genomic region:
- a CDS encoding response regulator codes for MINICIIEDILDIQQGLRSVIESDDRLQWVRSFETAEEAIECIPKLKPDVVITDINLPGKNGIECVFELKSIDSEIQFIMFTIYEDNDQVFEALKAGATGYILKNTNPDKIIEAILELHEGGSPMSPKIARKVLQSFNKAENPVLQLISKREREVLDLLSKGYLYKEIADKLNITLSTVKRHLNHIYEKLQVQNKTEAVNKLYGK; via the coding sequence ATGATTAATATTTGTATCATAGAAGATATATTGGATATCCAACAAGGATTGCGATCTGTCATTGAAAGTGATGACCGTCTACAATGGGTACGTTCGTTTGAAACCGCTGAAGAAGCCATTGAGTGTATTCCAAAGCTGAAACCAGATGTGGTGATTACGGATATTAATTTGCCAGGTAAGAATGGAATTGAATGTGTTTTTGAATTAAAGAGTATTGATTCTGAAATTCAATTTATCATGTTTACCATCTATGAAGACAACGATCAGGTTTTTGAAGCTTTAAAAGCAGGAGCTACTGGGTATATTCTCAAAAACACTAATCCAGACAAGATCATAGAAGCCATTTTGGAATTACACGAAGGAGGAAGTCCTATGTCACCCAAAATTGCACGAAAAGTCTTACAATCATTCAATAAGGCAGAAAATCCTGTTTTACAATTAATCTCCAAACGGGAAAGAGAAGTACTTGATTTATTGAGTAAAGGTTATTTATATAAGGAAATTGCGGATAAATTGAATATTACATTGAGCACTGTAAAGCGTCACTTAAATCACATTTACGAAAAACTTCAAGTTCAAAACAAAACCGAAGCGGTGAATAAGCTTTATGGGAAGTAG